The following proteins are co-located in the Deltaproteobacteria bacterium genome:
- a CDS encoding acyl-CoA dehydrogenase, whose translation VTQVTQKAVEMLGPLGYSRQLLLEKWMRDAKINDIFEGTQQINQMIVARRILGYSSKELS comes from the coding sequence CGTGACCCAGGTCACGCAGAAGGCGGTCGAGATGCTCGGGCCGCTCGGCTACTCCCGCCAGCTGCTCCTCGAGAAGTGGATGCGCGACGCCAAGATCAACGACATCTTCGAGGGCACGCAGCAGATCAACCAGATGATCGTCGCCCGGCGCATCCTGGGCTATTCCTCGAAGGAGCTGTCGTAG